The Amycolatopsis viridis genome window below encodes:
- a CDS encoding NAD(P)-dependent malic enzyme, with product MTDDEIFRGHEGGKLSVAATRPISQPRDLSIAYTPGVAKASRAIAENAELAERYTWAHRLVVVVSDGTAVLGLGDIGASASLPVMEGKSVLFKTFGGLDSIPLVLDTKDVDEIVETLVRLRPSFGAVNLEDISAPRCFELEDKLKEALDCPVMHDDQHGTAIVTLAALRGANLVLDRDIAQQRVVISGAGAAGVACAKILQEAGVADVTVLDSRGIIHAGRDGLNPVKEKLAETTNKSGLRGGLAEALRGADVFLGLSGATIEPELLAGMAADPIVFALSNPDPEVHPEAAAEHAAIVATGRSDFPNQINNVLAFPGVFRGALDAGARKITENMKLAAAEAIVAVAQEDLGPDRIVPSPLDPRVAPEVAAAVAKAAVEEGVTG from the coding sequence GTGACCGACGACGAGATCTTCCGCGGCCACGAGGGCGGCAAGCTCTCGGTGGCGGCCACCCGGCCGATCTCGCAGCCCCGCGACCTCTCCATCGCCTACACGCCCGGCGTGGCCAAGGCCAGCCGGGCCATCGCCGAGAACGCCGAGCTGGCCGAGCGCTACACGTGGGCGCACCGGCTCGTGGTCGTCGTCAGCGACGGCACCGCCGTGCTCGGACTGGGTGACATCGGCGCCAGCGCGTCCCTCCCGGTCATGGAGGGCAAGTCGGTGCTCTTCAAGACCTTCGGCGGGCTGGACTCGATCCCGCTGGTGCTCGACACCAAGGACGTCGACGAGATCGTCGAGACGCTGGTGCGGCTGCGCCCCTCGTTCGGCGCGGTCAACCTCGAAGACATCTCCGCCCCGCGCTGCTTCGAGCTGGAGGACAAGCTCAAGGAGGCGCTGGACTGCCCGGTCATGCACGACGACCAGCACGGCACGGCGATCGTGACGCTGGCCGCGCTGCGGGGCGCGAACCTGGTGCTCGACCGGGACATCGCGCAGCAGCGGGTCGTCATCTCCGGTGCCGGCGCGGCGGGCGTGGCGTGCGCGAAGATCCTGCAGGAGGCCGGCGTCGCGGACGTCACGGTGCTGGACTCGCGCGGCATCATCCACGCCGGCCGGGACGGGCTGAACCCGGTCAAGGAGAAGCTCGCCGAGACCACCAACAAGTCCGGGCTGCGCGGCGGCCTGGCCGAGGCGCTGCGCGGCGCGGACGTCTTCCTCGGACTGTCCGGCGCCACCATCGAGCCGGAGCTGCTCGCCGGGATGGCCGCCGACCCGATCGTGTTCGCGCTGTCCAATCCGGACCCGGAGGTGCACCCCGAGGCGGCTGCGGAGCACGCCGCGATCGTGGCCACCGGCCGCAGCGACTTCCCGAACCAGATCAACAACGTGCTGGCCTTCCCGGGTGTGTTCCGGGGCGCGCTGGACGCCGGTGCGCGGAAGATCACCGAGAACATGAAGCTGGCCGCCGCGGAGGCGATCGTCGCGGTCGCGCAGGAGGACCTGGGCCCGGACCGCATCGTGCCGAGCCCGCTCGACCCCCGCGTCGCGCCCGAGGTCGCCGCCGCGGTGGCGAAAGCGGCCGTCGAGGAGGGCGTCACCGGCTAA